CGTTGTCGTCGGGGCTCACGTCGTTGACGTAGTACTCCTCGCCGTCGAGGTCGAAGGGCACCTCGTCGTCGAAGCCGTACTCGCGGTTCCGGATGACGACGAGGGGGATGTCGGCGACGAGCGAGACGGCGGTGGAGACGTGGACGCCCATGGTGACGGGGGTGACGATGACGTCCACGTCGGCGAGGTCGGCGACCCGGCAGATGCCGTTGACGACCTCGCGCATGAGGTGAGGGTCGAGCGTCGGGATACCGTTGCTGATGGGGTGGACGAGGTAGTGGTAGCCGTCGTCCTCGATGAGGGGGGCCTCGTGAATCGAGCGTCGAAGCGCGTCCATACGTGGCCTCTGACCGAGCGACGCGAAAAACGGCCCGGTTTCTAGGCGATGTCCCGGCTGGTATCGACCCGCACGTCGTCGGTCAACTGGAGTTTGACGGGTTCGCGCAGGGCCCTGCCGCCGCGGAACTTGGTGACCGCGAGGCGGTTCTCGATGGCGTAGGTGCTCACCCGGAGGTCGAGGTTCCAGACCACGTCGGCGGCCGCGAGGGTGGTCCCGCGCTGTGGCGTCGTCTCGCGGTCGCCGGTGCAGTGGAAGAAGCCGATGCTGTCGGTCTCGGCGAGCCGGCGCGAGAGCTGGTTGAGCATCGCGACGTAGGCCCGCCGGGGGGCCGCTTCGAGGGGGTTCGGCTGGTCGAGGACGACCACGCAGTTCTCGGGGACGTGCGGGAGGGCGTTGGTGAGGTCCTCCGGGGACGGGTCGGGGCCGAGGAACACGACCTCCGTGTTCTCGGCGGCGGTGCCGAGGCCGCGCTCGACCACGTCCGCGGGGCGTGTCGTCGAGAGGTACAGCGCGGGGTGTTGGGCGACGAGCTGGTCGAGGAGCAACTCGCTCTGGCTGTCCGGCGGTGCCACCAGCGCGAGGAGGCTGCCGGCCGGGATGCCGCCGTCGTGGAGCCGGTCCAGGGTGTCCATCCCCGTCGAGAACCGTCGTGCCATGGCGCGGTGGTTCGCCGCGGGATGGATTACGTCTTGTGCCTCTCGTCGGTCGCGTCTCGCTCGGGGTCCTCGCCTCGTCGGCGGTTCGTCGGCGGCCCGTGCAGGAGTTCGTGGACGCCGATGACCAGCGACGGCACGACGACCATGAAGATGTGTTCCTCGATGGGGATGCCGAGCAACTCGACGCCGGTCCGCATCGGGATGGCGAAGACGCCGACCTCGAGGGTGTACCAGTCCCAGACGTAGGCGACGGGGTAGAGCACGAGGACGGTCTTGCCGGCCCGGTGCAGCGCGTCGGCACGCCAGAGCAGGATGAAGGCCGCGGTCCCGAAGACGACCTCGGTCACGAGGTAGGTCCAGGGCCCGAGCACGGTGATGTCCGGGAGCACGTCCCGTGGTTGGCACGGGTTTCGCAAAGTCCTACTGGACCAGGATTGGCGGTATCTTGAAGAGCGATGCACGAGAAGTTCCACGTTGTACTATGGATATTTCTGATATCGCGACTACGGAGTTCATCGAAGTCGATGTCGGCGAGCGTCTCGGGAAGGTCCGCTCGGTGTTCGAGAACTCGAACCCGAAGGGCATCATCGTGACCCGGGACGGCGAGTACGAGGCAGTACTCTCAGAGCGTGTGTTGCTCCAGTCGCACGTCGAGGACGACGCCAAGGTCCAGGCGTTGGTCAAACCCAGCCGGAACGCGCCGGCGCCGAAGGTCGACCGACACGAGGACGTCAGGGAGACGGCGCGCGTCCTCGTCGAGGGTGGGGTGAAGGTCGCGCCCGTGTTCGAGGGTGACAACCTCTGGGGCATCGTCACGGCCGACGACATCCTCGAGGCGGTCCTGGACAACCTCGACGCGCTCGTCGTCGAGCAGATCTACTCCGACGACCCCGTCACCATCGGCGAACAGGACACCCTCGGGAAGGTCATCAACCTGCTCCGCGAGCACGGTATCTCGCGACTGCCGGTCGTCAACGAGGAGGGCTACCTCTCCGGCGTCGTGACCCGGCACGACATCGCCGACGTGGTCATCCGCGACATGGACAAGGCGACCACGGGCGAGCGCGCGGGCGACACCGACCGCGTGCTGGACATGCCGGTCTACGACATCATGAACAGCCCGGTGCGGACCGCGACCGTCGACGACACCGTCGAGGCGGCCGTCGCCTCCATGCTGGAGAACGACCTCGGGGGCCTCATCGTCGTCAACGAGGACGACGAGCGCCTCGTCACCGGCGTCGTCACCAAGACCGACGTGCTCCGCGCGCTGACCTTCACCGAGGAGGAGCACATGGACGTCCAGATCACCAACATCAACCTGCTCGACACCCTCTCCCGCGAGGAGATCCGCCAGTCGCTGGAGGAGGTCACCGAGAAGTACCAGAAGATGGACGTCCTGCACGTGCACGTCCGCTTCCAGGAGCACAAGGAGAAGCTCCGTGGCACCCCGCTCATCTACAGCCAGATCCGCGTCCGGACGACCAACGGTCAGGTCGCCGGCTCCGGCGAGGGCTACGGTGCCGAGTCCGCCTTCCGCGTCGCGCTGGACAAGCTCGAGCGCAACGTCCTCGAGATGAAGAACTACCAGTCCGACGAGGAGTACCGCGGCCAGCTCCTGCGCAAGCTCGACGAGCTGTAAGCAGGACGACCACCACGGATGGGATGCCCACCGTCCCGGCGCCGCATCCGGTTCTCAGACGTCGGCTGCCGCGATACCCGAGTCGGTGATGGTGAACTGGACCGAGTCGCCGGCCGGCTTCGCCCGATGTTTCTCCAGCGTCGCACGACGGTTCCCGCCCCGGAACCGGTCGATGCGGACGACGCTGCCCATCCAGTGCTCCAGCGTGTTCCCGCCGAGTGCCCGCGTCCGGTCGCTGTCGATGTCGGAGAACACCTGGTTGGTGAGCAAGACGGCGAAGTCGTGCTTGCGGGCGAGCGAGAGCAGGTGGGTGACCTGTCGGCCGACCTTGCGCAGCGCCTCGCCGCCCTTCGAGTCCTCCCCGCGTTCGAGCCGGTAGAAGCCGGTCGCGGAGTCGACGACGACGAGGTCGGCCCGGTCGGCGAACCCGTCGACGTCACGCACCGCCTCCTCCTGCTCCTGGAAGTCGAGTGCCTCCTCGACGATGATGCGGCCCGTGATGTCCTCGACGGACTCCTCCGTGCGAGAGGCCCGCGCGTTCGCGATCTGCTCGAAGCGGTCGAGCGACAGCCCCTCGGTGTCGATGTAGACGACGGTCCCCCCGCGGGCGGCGGTCTCGACGGCGGAGACGAGCGCGACGTTGGTCTTCCCGGCCGCCGGCGGCCCGTACACCTGCGTGACGGTGCCACGCTCGAACCCGCCCCCGAGGAGCTCGTCGAACTCGGCACACCCCGTCTCGATGTTCCCTTGCACGTTCCCCCCTGTGTCGGACCCGGATAAAAAATCTCGGAATGCGGGGGGAGGTTGCGTTTTAAGCCGGTCGGCGCGAAACCTCAGGGAGTGATAGTCGTCGCCACCGCCGACTTCGAGGTCTACCACGGCGTCGTCAACGAGCTACGCGACCGTGGTGTGACGTTCACGACCATCGAACCCGACGAGGAGTTGCCCGAGCACACGGAGGTCGTCATCACCGGTCCGGACGAGGAGGTCGAGGGGCCACGGGTCGTGCAGGCCGAACCCGACGACCCGCGGCGAGCCGTCGACGAGGCGCTGGTCTACCTCCGCGGTGAGGGTGGCCGGACCATCGTGGGGGTCGACCCGGGCCGCCGCCCCGGTATCGCGGTGCTCGCGGGCGACACGGTGGTCGCAGCGTTCCAGGTCCCGGCCGACGACGTGGTCGCGGTCATCGAGCGCGAGGTGGCAGACGCGGTCGACCCGGTCGTCCGCATCGGCGACGGGGCCCGGCTGGAGGGGGCGAGCATCGTGAACGCCCTCGAGGACGTCCGGGTCGAACTCGTCGACGAGACGGGGACGACGCCGTACCTCGGCACCGGCGCGCGGGGGATGGGCGACGTGCTGGCGGCGGTGAACATCGCCCGACTCGAGGGCGAGGTGGTCGAGAACCGCGACATCGAGCCGACGCCGGGCGAACTTCAGGTCATCAAGAACCGGTCACGCGAGCAGTCCGCGGAGAACCGGGCCATCGACGAGGACCTGGCACGCCGTGTCGCTGCCGGTGAGTTGAGCATCGAGGAAGCGCTGGCGCTCCATCGCGGTGAGGACGACGCGGTCACAGCGGACGACGACGAAGAATAGCCGCAGAAGTACCGTCAGGGCAGCCGAAAACGGGCACCGTACAGAAGAACGTCGGTTCGCGTGTCGAGACGTGTCGCGACGTGTTCAGGTGTCTCGACGGTGGCGCTTATCGCGCGGCCCAGTCGCACTCGGTGCAGGCCGGGACGCCCTGCACGTTGACGAGCGAGCCGTCGCAGCTGGGACACGCCATCGTGACCGCGACGCCGCCGTCGGCGACGACCTTCTGCTTCTCGGGTTCGTCGGCCGTCTCCTCGGTCTCGGTCGGTTCGGGCTCGTCGGCCACGGGCTCGGCGTGGCGCCACATGCCGAAGGTGAACGGATGGTCGTCGTAGAACGATTCGGATGGCTCGTCGTCCGTGCTGGCACTCTCCTCCCCAGGGGTTGTGTTGGTGGCAGTCATCCTCGGTCGCTACCGGAAACATCGGCCGCATAGCATATAAGGCTAGGTGCTGATGTGTATCCTTGACCAAGGCGTCTTAATATTATATTAGGACAAATTCCTTACTGGTGTAGGACCTACGAGTGACTTAGTATCTCGCCAGTTCTACATACGTGTGAGGTACATACCCATGGGTTCCGGGCCGACGACCCACGGTGAACGCCGGAATCACGGCGAAGACGCCACCGAACACTGCTGCAAGCCGGTAGGCCTTTGTAGCCGTCGGCCCAATCAAACATGTTAACATACAACATGGAACTGACGGTGAATCGACCGCCGACCCCCGGGACCAAAAGCCCTATCGGGACGCGAGACGCATTTCAGACCATCCCCGTAGCCCAACAATCATGAACGAAGTTCAACTAGAGGTCGCCAAGGCGTACCCGAACGACTCGGGACGCGGTATCGCCAGGCTCGACCCGGATACGCTGTTACATCTGAAGCTCAGCCCGGGCGATATCATCGAGATAGAAGGTGCAGATACGACCGCCGCCAAGGTGTGGCGCGCGGACAGGCAGGACTGGAACACGGACACCGTCCGCATCGACGGCTTCACCCGCCAGAACGCCGACGTGGGCATCGGCGAACGGGTGACCATCAGGAAAGCAGAGGCCACCAAGGCCGACAAGCTCGTCCTCGCACCCCCCGAGGAGGCGTCGGTCCAGTTCGGCTCCGACGCCGCCGGCATGGTGAAGCGACAGATCCTCAAGCGGCCGGTCGTCGAACGCGACATCGTCCCGGTCATGTCGAGCACGAACCACCCGTTCATGCGCTCGCCGGGCCAGGCCATCCCGCTCATCGCGGTCGAGACCCAGCCCGAGGGCGTCGTGCTCATCACCGAGGACACCGAGGTCGAGCTCCGCGAGGAGCCCATCTCGGGCTTCGAGAAGACCGGTGGCGGCATCACCTACGAGGACATCGGAGGGCTCCAGGGCGAGATCCAGCGGGTCCGCGAGATGGTCGAGCTGCCGATGAAGCACCCGCAGATCTTCAAGAAGCTCGGCATCGAGCCGCCACAGGGTGTCCTCCTGCACGGCCCGCCGGGCACGGGGAAGACCCTGCTGGCGAAGGCGGTCGCCAACGAGACCTCTGCGAGTTTCTTCTCTATCGCCGGTCCCGAGATCATCTCCAAGTACTACGGTGAGTCCGAACAGCAGCTCCGCGAGATATTCGAGGACGCGAGCGAGGAGTCTCCCGCCATCATCTTCATCGACGAACTCGACTCCATCGCGCCCAAGCGTGAGGACGTGACCGGCGAGGTCGAACGCCGCGTCGTCGCCCAGTTGCTGACGATGATGGACGGGCTCGAGGCCCGCGGACAGGTCATCGTCATCGCGGCGACGAACCGCGTCGACTCGGTCGACCCGGCACTGCGCCGCCCCGGCCGCTTCGACCGCGAGATCGAGATCGGCGTCCCCGACGAGGAGGGCCGCGAGGAGATCCTCCAGATCCACACCCGCGGCATGCCGCTGTCGGACGACGTGAGCCTGGACCACCTCGCCCACGAGACCCACGGCTTCGTCGGTGCCGACATCGAGAGCCTCACCAAGGAGGCCGCGATGAAGGCGCTGCGCCGGTACCTCCCCGAGATAGACCTCGACGAGGAGGACATCCCGCCGAGCCTCATCGACCGGATGATCGTCAAGCGCGAGGACTTCAACGGCGCGCTCAACGAGGTCGAACCGAGCGCGATGCGCGAGGTCCTCGTCGAACTCCCGAAGATATCCTGGGACGACGTCGGTGGCCTCGAGACGGCCAAGCAGAACATCCAGGAGTCCATCGAGTGGCCGCTGAACAACCCCGAGAAGTTCGACCGCATGGGCATCGACCCGCCGTCTGGCGTGTTGCTCTACGGCCCGCCCGGCACCGGGAAGACGCTGATGGCGAAGGCGGTCGCCAACGAGACGAACGCGAACTTCATCTCGGTCCGCGGCCCGCAGCTGCTCTCGAAGTGGGTCGGCGAGTCCGAGAAGGCCATCCGGCAGACGTTCCGGAAGGCCCGGCAGGTGGCCCCGACGGTCATCTTCTTCGACGAGCTCGACTCGCTGGCGCCCGGCCGTGGCGGCGAGATGGGCTCGAACGTCTCCGAGCGCGTCGTCAACCAGCTCCTGACCGAACTCGACGGGCTGGAGGAGATGGGCGACGTGATGGTCATCGGCGCGACCAACCGCCCGGACATGATCGACCCGGCGCTCATCCGCTCGGGCCGGTTCGACCGCCTGGTCATGATCGGCCAGCCCGACGTGGAGGGTCGCGAGCAGATCCTGAAGATCCACACGGAGAACATCCCGATGGCGACCGACGTGAGCCTGCGCGAACTCGCCGAGCTCACGGACGGCTACGTCGGCTCCGACCTCGAGTCCATCGCGCGTGAGGCTGCCATCGAGGCCCTGCGCGAGGACGACGACGCCGAGATGGTCGAGATGCGCCACTTCCGCAAGGCGATGGAGTCGGTCCGGCCGACCATCACCGAGGACATCCTCGACTACTACGAGCAGATGAAAGAGGACTTCAAGGGCGGCACGGCCGACGTGGGCCGCGACCGCCAGAGCAGTCGTATCGGCTTCCAGTAGGCCGCTATCTCCGGGACGGCGCCCGGACCGTCCCCGTCCCCACCGGCGAACGCTTTTAAGTCCGTGCGGGTTACACCTCAACTCGAACAGCAGATGCCGTCGGACCCGCCACCTGGCCCGCCATCGCCGGAACCCGCCTCGACGAGGAGCGATGGCTCCTACCGGCCCTTCCGCGACCCGCAGGTCATCCTGCTGGTCCTCATCGTCCTCGGGACGTTCGCGGTGATGGCGGGCGGGCTCGGGACCGGCCCCCCGTTCGGCGACGACAACGAATCCTCTGGCCCCGTCTTCCCGGTGTTCGACTACGACGGCGAGGAGCGACCGGAAGCCGAGGCGCTCTCGCTCACCGCGAACCGGACGACCATCGACCCCGGGCAGGCGGTCACGTTCTCGGTGCGCGCGAAGGACAAACCCGTCGCCAACGTCACGCTGTCGGGCGGTGACCGGAGCGAGAAGACGGACCGGAACGGGACCGCGGTCCTGACCTTCGCCGAGCCGGGGCGCTACCAGGTCGTGCTGGCACCGACGACGGGCGAGGACACGTCCACCGAGCGCGTGACCGTCACGGTCCGGCGCTACGAGGTCGACCTCGCGGCCGCGACGAGCCCGGCGAAACCGGTCACCGGCCAGCCAGTGACCGTCGAACTCACCCGGGCCGACACGGGGGCGGCCATCGCCGGGACGGTGGTCGCCGGTGGTCAGACGGTCCAGACAGGCGCGGACGGCCGGGCGAACGTGACCTTCGAGACCGCGGGCAGCCACACCGTCACGGTCCGGGCACCCAAGACCGGGCAGGAGCGCTTCGTCCCCGCCGAGACGACCGTCCAAGTCCAGCGCCGGGTCGTGAACCTGGACCTCGGCCTCGGGACGAGCGACCCGCAGGTCGACGAGCAGGTTCCGGTCCGGGTGAGCCGGGCCGACACCGGCGCGCCCGTGAACGCGACGGTCACGGTCGGGAACGTGACGACCACGACCGGCACGGACGGCCAGACCAACGTCTCCCTGTCGACGGCCGGCGAGTACACCGTCTCCGCCGCGGCGTCGCAGACGGCCGCGGTCCGATTCAGGAACACGACCACCGGGATGACGGTGAAGCGGCAGGTGGTCGACCTGGAACTGGCCGTCGACCGCACCTCCATCCAGGCGGGCGAACGCGTGACGTTCGCGCTCCGCCGGGCCGACACCGGCGAGCGCGTCGCGGGCACGGTCGACCTCTACGGGACGCCCTACCTGACGACCGACGAGGGCCGCCTCCGGGTCGCCTTCCAGACCCCCGGCACCGTCACCGCGGTCGGGAACACCTCGCAGACGCCCCGGACCCGGTTCGTCCCCGCGAGCCGGGATCTAACCATCCTCGGCCCAGACTGGACGGTCACGGCCCTCGACGCGCCCGGGTCCGTCCAGCGGAACGACTCGGTGACCGTGACGGCTCGCGTCGCCAACGAAGGGAACACGGGTGCGACCGAGCAGGTGACCTACCGCGTCGGGGACGAGACGCTGGCGACGACGACCGTGTCGCTGGACCCCGGTGAATCGACCGCGGTCAGGCTCACCGTCGACGCGGTCGACCTGCCTGCGGGCGAGTACACCCAGTCGGTCGTCGTCGACGACGCGAGCGTCGACGCGACCCTGACGGTCACGGGGAACCAGACCGAGGCGACCTAGGTCGTGACGACACGGACCGAGACGGCCCGGGCCGCGACGACCCAGACCACGGCGGCCTGAACCGCGACCGTCCCGGCCTCGCGTAGACATGACAGGTCCACCGAACCGGTCGTTACACCCACCGAATCCACTGTTCAGGCCGTGGTACGGTTCACCATCCATCGCGCCTCCATCGCTCGGTTAGACCGCCCCAGACGAGTCGATAAAACGTCTCGAGTTCTCTCGTGGCGTGCTGAAACGATTAGGCCACCCGTATATTTCTGTGAAACGTCGAGAAATAAAACGAACGCTCGTCTCCCTATAAGACCCTCGGTGGCGTACTACTGTACGTCGCATGGCAAGTTCCTCGCTCGAACAGCTCACGAATCGCGCCGCCGGTGGGAGCCGGTTCCAGCCCGTCCGGATGATGGGCTTCTGGGCAGCCGTCTCGCTCCCGTTCCTGAACGTCGCCCTCCTGACCGTCGGGCTCGATACACCGACGAAGTCGGCGCTGTTCGTCGCGCTGTTGCTGCTCAACCTGGTCGCGCTCGCCGTCGGGCACACCTACCAGCCCTGAAAAGACACGCCGCAGTCGGTTCTACGCTGCCCTCCGACCACACCCTTCTGCCCTACGATTCCTGCCGCCGCGCAGTCCGCACGCTCTCCAGCTCGGCGGCGAGTGCCCGGCGCTTGACGACCGCGAAGCCGGCGAAGATGACGACGAACCCGACGACGGTGTAGACGTCCACGGTGTCACCGAGGACCAGCCAGCCCGAGATGGCGGCGAACACCGGCGCGACGTAGGAGACCATGTTGATTTCGACCGGGCCGAGCCGGTCCAGCAGGTCGAAGTAGATGAGGAAGCCGAGGGCGCTGGCGAAGATGGAGAGGTACACCAGCGACGCGATGGCCCGTGGCGTCCACTCGATGAGGGCGAACGATTCGCTGGGCATGGCGACGCTCAGGGCGTGCATCAGCAGTGCCCCCAGCAGCATCGACCACGCCTCCATCGCCTCGATGGAGATGTCGCTCTCGACCCGCCGGGTGAGCACGCTCCCCAGCGCGAAGGCCGCCGCGGCCCCGAACACGAGCAACTTGGAGACGACGGCGTCCGAGAGCAACGCGTCCGGGTCCGGGTGGACGAGGACGGCCACGCCGACGAGGGCGAGGAGCATCCCGAGCCACGTGCCGGGCGTCACCGGTTCGTTCGGCAGCAGCAGTCGGGCGAACGCGGTCGTCAGGACCGGCGAGAGCGCGACGAGGACCGCCGCGGCCCCGCTGGTGACGGGACCGGTCTCGCCGACGAACAGCAGCGCGTGGTAGGCGGCGATCATGAACACGCCGCCGATGGCGACCTCCAGCCAGGCGGCCCGGGAGCGGGGCAGCCAGTCGTCGACCGCGTAGATGGCGTAGCCGAGCATCAGGACGCCCGCGATGTCGTACCGGAGGGCGGCGAACAGCACCGGCGGGATGTCGGCGACACCCGCCTTGATGGCCATGAAGGCGCTCCCCCAGACGGCCGCGAGGACGAGAAAGAGCGAGACGTTCCGGTATCTGGTCACGGAGAAGACGAGTCGAGGGACGCTAAGGAAACTTTCTATCCCGGCCCAGCCCGCCGGTTCGGGTCGCCTATATACCCGTCCGGACCCGCCCGGAGGACTCCCGTCGTTCACTTTCACTCCGGGGCGTACCGTTTATATTCGTGCTCGCGTTACCAGAGGTATGGCCGCTCATGGCCGTCCCGCGCTGCGGGATCTGTTCGACGAGTCGCCGACGCCGCACATCGCACACCCGCCTACGACTCACCACCGCGATTTCTACGTCGCCACAGACGGCTCCTACAGAGAGTCGGGTGCGGGTGGACTCGGTGTCGTCATCGAGGCCCGAGACGGCACGCGCGTCACGCGCCTGTCGACCGGCGACTCGCCCCCGGACAACAACGTCGCCGAGTACCGGGCACTGCACCTCGGACTCGACGTGCTCGCCGCCCGTGCGCCCGCGGATGCCCGCGTCGGCATCCTCGTGGACCACGACGACCTCGCGGCGAACGTCAACAACGCGGTGCTCGCGACTCGACACCCGGACTGGCAACCGACCAAACCGTTCGTCGTCCCGCGGGCCAGCGAGAACCACTGGCGGGGCATCCGCGCCCGCCTCTGTGGCTTCGGCGAGGTGCGTGCCGCGCGCATCCACTCCGACGACAACCCGGCGCACCCGCTGGCGAACGCGCCGGACCGCTACGCCCACGTCAACGACGAACCGGAACGCTGCGTCCTGCCCGAACCGCTCGGGCCGGCCGAGACCGCGGGCCCGCAGTACCCGCCGCCGTCGCGCGCCGACCGCCACGCCTCGGACTGACCGGCTAGCACGGTCCGGTTCCGGCGTTCCGGGTGTTCGAGTGCGGTTCCAGGGACGGCTCTCGCTCTCGAGAACTGGTTTCTCACCTTCGTCTTGCCGGACAGAACAGGGTCGGGTCCGTCAGTCGTCGAGCGTCCGCCGCTCGACGACGACCACCGTCTCGGCGTCCCGGACGCCGAGGACGACGCGTTCGCCGGCGACGAGTTCGTCCTCGTAGACGAGGTCGCCGTCGATGGAGATGTCGACGAGGTAGTCGGTGTCGCGGTCGAACTGACCACTCAGGTAGATGCGTTCCGCGTAGCTGAGCTCGCGCTCGCGGTTGTAGATGGTCGTGAGGTCCTCGAGCCGGGTCAGCCGGACCGAGACGTCGAGCAGGCCGGAGGCGGTCGAGATGACCTCCAGTTCGGGCGCCGGTTCCGGGGGCGCGGCGGTCGCGGTCGGCGGGGAGTCGTCGGTGGCGTCCGGGTCCGCGGTGTCGGTCTCGTCGGCCGGCGCGGTGAGCGGGTCCCGTGCCTCGGGGTCGGCACGGGTCTCGTGGAGGGTGCGGCCGACGAACCCGGTGGTCCCGGCGGCCGCGGTCAGCGTGAGGAACCGGCGACGGTTCATACCCGATGCTAGGTCCGGGACCGTAAAAGGACACAGAAAACACAAACAGTCGTTTGAGATACTGCGCTGGGAAATCAGTCTAACACGTTCGAAAAGAACGACGGGCAGGAGGCCGGGCGCTACTCGTTCTGCTGGGCGTCCACGACCGCCACGCCAGCCAGGTTCACGATGTCCTTGACCTCGTCACCGCGCTGGAGCACGTGGACCGGCTTGTCCATGCCGACGAGCATCGGGCCGATGGCCTCTGCGCCGCCGAGGCGCTGGAGGAGCTTGTAGCCGATGTTCCCGGCCTCGAGGTTCGGGAAGACCAGCACGTTCGCGGGTTCGTCGAACTCGGCGAACTCGTAGGTCCCCTCGAGGATCTCCTCGACGACCGCGGTGTCGGCCTGCATCTCGCCGTCGACCGGGAACTCGACCTTCGGGTCGTCCCGGAGCATCCGGGCGGCCCGGCGGGGCTTGCGCGTGCCGGGGTTGTCGACCGAGCCGAAGTTGGAGTACGAGAGCATCGCGACGCGCGGGTCGACGTTGAACCGGCGGGCGAGGTCGGCGGTGTGTTCGGCGACCTCGGCCAGTACCTTCGCGTCGGGGTCCTGGTTGACCGTCGTGTCGGCACAGAAGATGACGCGGTTCTTGAACGTCAGCATGTAGACGCCGGCCGCGTAGTTGGCGTCCTCGCGGGTGCCGATGACCTGCAGTGGCGGGCGCAGCGCCGACGGGTAGTGGTGGGTCAGCCCGGTCAGCATCGCGTCGGCGTCGCCGCACTCGACCATCACGCTGCCGAAGTAGTTGGTGTCCCGGCGGATCATGTCGACCGCCTCGCTCTTGGTGAGGCCCTTGCGCTTGCGGATCTTGTAGAGCCGGTCGGCGTAGTCCTCGTACTCGCCGTCGGCCTCGCGCGGGTTGGCGATCTCGGGGTCGAACTCCAGGCCGAGGCGCTCTTTCGTCTTCTCGATGCGGCTCGGGTTGCCGATGAGGATGGGTTCGGCGATACCCTGCTCTTCGAGCTGGTAGGCGGCGCGGATCATCTTCTCGTCGTTCCCCTCCGCGAGCGCGATGCGCTTGGGGTCGGACTTGGCCTTGTTCAGGACGACCCGCATCATCTCGCGGGACTTCCCGAGGCGGGCCTCCAGGCGCTCCTCGTACGCCTCGAGGTCGAGTTCTTTACGGGCGCAGCCGGAGTCCATCGCGGCGTCGGCGACGGCGGGAGCGACCTCGAACAGCACGCGGGGGTCCAGCGGCTTCGGGATGATGTAGTCCGGGCCGAACTGGAGCGGCTGGTCGCCGTAGGC
This window of the Haloarchaeobius amylolyticus genome carries:
- a CDS encoding DMT family transporter, with the protein product MTRYRNVSLFLVLAAVWGSAFMAIKAGVADIPPVLFAALRYDIAGVLMLGYAIYAVDDWLPRSRAAWLEVAIGGVFMIAAYHALLFVGETGPVTSGAAAVLVALSPVLTTAFARLLLPNEPVTPGTWLGMLLALVGVAVLVHPDPDALLSDAVVSKLLVFGAAAAFALGSVLTRRVESDISIEAMEAWSMLLGALLMHALSVAMPSESFALIEWTPRAIASLVYLSIFASALGFLIYFDLLDRLGPVEINMVSYVAPVFAAISGWLVLGDTVDVYTVVGFVVIFAGFAVVKRRALAAELESVRTARRQES
- a CDS encoding ribonuclease H, whose product is MAAHGRPALRDLFDESPTPHIAHPPTTHHRDFYVATDGSYRESGAGGLGVVIEARDGTRVTRLSTGDSPPDNNVAEYRALHLGLDVLAARAPADARVGILVDHDDLAANVNNAVLATRHPDWQPTKPFVVPRASENHWRGIRARLCGFGEVRAARIHSDDNPAHPLANAPDRYAHVNDEPERCVLPEPLGPAETAGPQYPPPSRADRHASD
- a CDS encoding NADP-dependent malic enzyme; this translates as MGIDEDSLEYHAEEPPGKLEISTTKPTNTQRDLSLAYSPGVAAPCNEIAANPDDAYKYTAKGNLVGVVSNGSAVLGLGDIGAQASKPVMEGKGVLFKRFADIDVFDVELDEDDPQKIIDSVRSMEPTFGGINLEDISAPACFTIEETLREEMDIPVFHDDQHGTAIISGAALVNACEIAQKDIEELDIVFSGAGASALATARFYVSLGASRENITMCDSSGIITQERADAGDVNKYKQEFARDVPGGDLADAMEDADVFVGLSIGGLVSQEMVRSMAENPIVFAMANPDPEIGYEEAKEARDDTVIMATGRSDYPNQVNNVLGFPFIFRGALDVRATEINEEMKVAAAKALADLAKQDVPDAVVKAYGDQPLQFGPDYIIPKPLDPRVLFEVAPAVADAAMDSGCARKELDLEAYEERLEARLGKSREMMRVVLNKAKSDPKRIALAEGNDEKMIRAAYQLEEQGIAEPILIGNPSRIEKTKERLGLEFDPEIANPREADGEYEDYADRLYKIRKRKGLTKSEAVDMIRRDTNYFGSVMVECGDADAMLTGLTHHYPSALRPPLQVIGTREDANYAAGVYMLTFKNRVIFCADTTVNQDPDAKVLAEVAEHTADLARRFNVDPRVAMLSYSNFGSVDNPGTRKPRRAARMLRDDPKVEFPVDGEMQADTAVVEEILEGTYEFAEFDEPANVLVFPNLEAGNIGYKLLQRLGGAEAIGPMLVGMDKPVHVLQRGDEVKDIVNLAGVAVVDAQQNE